Proteins from a single region of Ziziphus jujuba cultivar Dongzao chromosome 1, ASM3175591v1:
- the LOC107420044 gene encoding WAT1-related protein At4g30420-like isoform X2, whose product MHYSDNHIIYTYVIFKNNSNLKSHHFHCSTLWFPHKVKMSRWDGYKPAMAMIGLQCIYAGLALFTRAALLQGMSPRVFVVYRRDPRRRPFGLRSFYLIFVSSLIGVTGNQNAYFEGLFLSSSTIATAMTNLMPAITFVMAATAGMEKVNPRSFSSIAKIIGTVLCVGGAVSMALLKGPKLLNTQFLPSDSLFGNGGENLQLGCLFLFGSSCFWSFWIIMQVEISESCPDHFYSSIWICFLSSFQSAIFAVFIDHDFEAWQLNSVLEIGSCIYAGLATAVTFYVQAWCISKRGPLFCAMFNPLCTVITTIIAACFLHENLYVESLVGAFAVIVGLYVVLWGKAKDLEDSKRDTNPTLPCQEEIKNIHVLVDESSDKTNGKIDLEERLLAHQSNQTTLAD is encoded by the exons ATGCATTATTCAGacaatcatattatatatacatatgttatcTTTAAGAATAACTCCAACTTGAAGTCCCATCACTTCCACTGCTCAACTCTTTGGTTTCCTCACAAG GTGAAGATGAGCAGGTGGGATGGGTACAAGCCTGCAATGGCTATGATTGGGTTGCAATGCATCTATGCAGGGCTTGCTCTTTTCACTAGAGCTGCTCTTTTACAAGGAATGAGCCCCAGGGTTTTCGTGGTCTACAG GAGAGATCCACGTAGAAGACCATTTGGATTGAGGAGCTTTTATCTGATATTTGTGAGCTCTCTTATTGG agtAACAGGCAACCAAAATGCCTATTTTGAAGGCTTATTCTTATCCTCTTCAACAATAGCCACTGCAATGACTAATCTGATGCCTGCAATCACATTTGTAATGGCAGCCACAGCAGG AATGGAGAAAGTTAATCCAAGAAGCTTCAGTAGTATTGCCAAGATAATAGGGACAGTGTTATGTGTTGGTGGAGCCGTTTCCATGGCACTACTTAAAGGACCAAAGTTATTAAATACACAGTTTCTACCATCAGATTCTCTGTTTGGCAATGGAGGTGAGAATTTGCAGCTGGGTTGTCTGTTTCTTTTTGGTAGCAGCTGTTTCTGGTCCTTTTGGATTATTATGCAG GTAGAAATTTCAGAAAGCTGTCCTGACCACTTTTACTCATCGATTTGGATATGTTTTCTGTCATCCTTTCAATCAGCAATATTTGCAGTGTTCATAGACCATGACTTTGAAGCATGGCAACTGAATTCAGTCCTTGAAATTGGGAGTTGTATCTATGCA GGACTCGCTACCGCGGTGACATTTTATGTTCAAGCATGGTGCATATCGAAAAGAGGTCCGCTCTTCTGTGCAATGTTCAACCCTCTTTGCACTGTCATTACAACCATTATAGCTGCTTGTTTTCTACATGAGAATTTATATGTTGAAAG CTTAGTAGGAGCTTTTGCTGTGATAGTTGGTTTATATGTTGTGCTATGGGGTAAAGCAAAAGACCTCGAAGATAGCAAACGTGACACAAATCCAACGCTGCCATGTCAAGAAgagataaaaaatatacatgtctTGGTTGATGAATCTTCAGACAAAACAAATGGTAAAATTGATTTGGAAGAACGACTTTTGGCTcatcaatcaaatcaaacaacTCTTGCAGATTGA
- the LOC107420080 gene encoding WAT1-related protein At4g30420-like isoform X1 has product MGGIGDYKPAMAMSGLQFAYAGVALSTRAALLEGMNARVFVVYRQAIATLVIAPVAYFSRRKSSGCSLGLRSFSLIFLSALIGLEEVDIRKLRSIAKIHGTVLCVCGAVSMALLRGPKLLNTEHLPGKSLFGSLSEGENLLLGCAFLFASACCRSIWLILQVPISTSYPDHLSLSAWMCFLGTIQSATVTLFLEQDPEAWIMHSSFQLAYCFFVGIVGSGISFFVQAWCISRRGPLFAAMFNPLSTVMVTILAAIFLHEKIYAGGLVGAIGVIIGLYILLWGKAEGAVETKKETDHPKLQNEVDEEDILKKTSHKIDLEEPFLSHQASFV; this is encoded by the exons atggGTGGGATTGGTGATTACAAGCCAGCAATGGCTATGTCTGGGTTACAATTTGCATATGCAGGTGTTGCTCTTTCCACTAGAGCTGCTTTACTAGAAGGAATGAATGCCAGAGTGTTTGTGGTCTACAGGCAGGCCATAGCCACTTTGGTCATTGCTCCTGTTGCTTACTTCTCAAG AAGAAAATCCAGTGGTTGTTCATTGGGATTAAGGAGCTTTTCCTTGATATTTTTGTCAGCACTTATtgg ATTGGAGGAGGTAGACATCCGAAAGTTGAGAAGTATTGCCAAGATTCATGGGACAGTGCTATGCGTATGTGGAGCTGTTTCCATGGCATTGCTTAGAGGTCCAAAGCTACTGAACACAGAGCACCTACCTGGAAAATCCCTTTTTGGTTCATTGTCAGAAGGTGAGAACTTGTTGCTGGGTTGTGCATTTCTCTTTGCAAGCGCATGTTGCCGGTCGATTTGGCTAATTTTGcag GTTCCTATTTCAACAAGCTATCCTGACCATCTGTCTTTATCAGCTTGGATGTGTTTCTTGGGAACAATTCAATCAGCAACAGTTACACTATTCTTAGAGCAAGATCCTGAAGCATGGATTATGCATTCTAGTTTTCAACTTGCTTACTGTTTTTTTGTG GGAATAGTAGGATCTGGGATTTCCTTCTTTGTTCAAGCTTGGTGCATATCTAGAAGGGGTCCACTTTTTGCTGCAATGTTCAATCCCCTATCGACAGTTATGGTGACCATTTTGGCTGCTATTTTTCTCCATGAGAAGATTTATGCTGGAGG ctTGGTAGGTGCTATTGGAGTAATCATTGGCTTATATATTTTGCTATGGGGCAAAGCCGAGGGTGCCGtggaaaccaaaaaagaaactgATCATCCGAAGCTGCAAAACGAAGTTGATGAGGAGGATATTTTGAAGAAGACGAGTcataaaattgatttggagGAACCTTTTTTATCACATCAAGCATCCTTTGTCTGA
- the LOC107420044 gene encoding WAT1-related protein At4g28040-like isoform X3: protein MSRWDGYKPAMAMIGLQCIYAGLALFTRAALLQGMSPRVFVVYRQALGTITMTPVACYSRWRDPRRRPFGLRSFYLIFVSSLIGVTGNQNAYFEGLFLSSSTIATAMTNLMPAITFVMAATAGMEKVNPRSFSSIAKIIGTVLCVGGAVSMALLKGPKLLNTQFLPSDSLFGNGGENLQLGCLFLFGSSCFWSFWIIMQVEISESCPDHFYSSIWICFLSSFQSAIFAVFIDHDFEAWQLNSVLEIGSCIYAGLATAVTFYVQAWCISKRGPLFCAMFNPLCTVITTIIAACFLHENLYVESLVGAFAVIVGLYVVLWGKAKDLEDSKRDTNPTLPCQEEIKNIHVLVDESSDKTNGKIDLEERLLAHQSNQTTLAD, encoded by the exons ATGAGCAGGTGGGATGGGTACAAGCCTGCAATGGCTATGATTGGGTTGCAATGCATCTATGCAGGGCTTGCTCTTTTCACTAGAGCTGCTCTTTTACAAGGAATGAGCCCCAGGGTTTTCGTGGTCTACAGGCAAGCTCTAGGCACCATTACCATGACTCCAGTAGCTTGTTACTCTAGATG GAGAGATCCACGTAGAAGACCATTTGGATTGAGGAGCTTTTATCTGATATTTGTGAGCTCTCTTATTGG agtAACAGGCAACCAAAATGCCTATTTTGAAGGCTTATTCTTATCCTCTTCAACAATAGCCACTGCAATGACTAATCTGATGCCTGCAATCACATTTGTAATGGCAGCCACAGCAGG AATGGAGAAAGTTAATCCAAGAAGCTTCAGTAGTATTGCCAAGATAATAGGGACAGTGTTATGTGTTGGTGGAGCCGTTTCCATGGCACTACTTAAAGGACCAAAGTTATTAAATACACAGTTTCTACCATCAGATTCTCTGTTTGGCAATGGAGGTGAGAATTTGCAGCTGGGTTGTCTGTTTCTTTTTGGTAGCAGCTGTTTCTGGTCCTTTTGGATTATTATGCAG GTAGAAATTTCAGAAAGCTGTCCTGACCACTTTTACTCATCGATTTGGATATGTTTTCTGTCATCCTTTCAATCAGCAATATTTGCAGTGTTCATAGACCATGACTTTGAAGCATGGCAACTGAATTCAGTCCTTGAAATTGGGAGTTGTATCTATGCA GGACTCGCTACCGCGGTGACATTTTATGTTCAAGCATGGTGCATATCGAAAAGAGGTCCGCTCTTCTGTGCAATGTTCAACCCTCTTTGCACTGTCATTACAACCATTATAGCTGCTTGTTTTCTACATGAGAATTTATATGTTGAAAG CTTAGTAGGAGCTTTTGCTGTGATAGTTGGTTTATATGTTGTGCTATGGGGTAAAGCAAAAGACCTCGAAGATAGCAAACGTGACACAAATCCAACGCTGCCATGTCAAGAAgagataaaaaatatacatgtctTGGTTGATGAATCTTCAGACAAAACAAATGGTAAAATTGATTTGGAAGAACGACTTTTGGCTcatcaatcaaatcaaacaacTCTTGCAGATTGA
- the LOC107420080 gene encoding WAT1-related protein At4g30420-like isoform X4 yields MGGIGDYKPAMAMSGLQFAYAGVALSTRAALLEGMNARVFVVYRQAIATLVIAPVAYFSRRKSSGCSLGLRSFSLIFLSALIGLEEVDIRKLRSIAKIHGTVLCVCGAVSMALLRGPKLLNTEHLPGKSLFGSLSEAWMCFLGTIQSATVTLFLEQDPEAWIMHSSFQLAYCFFVGIVGSGISFFVQAWCISRRGPLFAAMFNPLSTVMVTILAAIFLHEKIYAGGLVGAIGVIIGLYILLWGKAEGAVETKKETDHPKLQNEVDEEDILKKTSHKIDLEEPFLSHQASFV; encoded by the exons atggGTGGGATTGGTGATTACAAGCCAGCAATGGCTATGTCTGGGTTACAATTTGCATATGCAGGTGTTGCTCTTTCCACTAGAGCTGCTTTACTAGAAGGAATGAATGCCAGAGTGTTTGTGGTCTACAGGCAGGCCATAGCCACTTTGGTCATTGCTCCTGTTGCTTACTTCTCAAG AAGAAAATCCAGTGGTTGTTCATTGGGATTAAGGAGCTTTTCCTTGATATTTTTGTCAGCACTTATtgg ATTGGAGGAGGTAGACATCCGAAAGTTGAGAAGTATTGCCAAGATTCATGGGACAGTGCTATGCGTATGTGGAGCTGTTTCCATGGCATTGCTTAGAGGTCCAAAGCTACTGAACACAGAGCACCTACCTGGAAAATCCCTTTTTGGTTCATTGTCAGAAG CTTGGATGTGTTTCTTGGGAACAATTCAATCAGCAACAGTTACACTATTCTTAGAGCAAGATCCTGAAGCATGGATTATGCATTCTAGTTTTCAACTTGCTTACTGTTTTTTTGTG GGAATAGTAGGATCTGGGATTTCCTTCTTTGTTCAAGCTTGGTGCATATCTAGAAGGGGTCCACTTTTTGCTGCAATGTTCAATCCCCTATCGACAGTTATGGTGACCATTTTGGCTGCTATTTTTCTCCATGAGAAGATTTATGCTGGAGG ctTGGTAGGTGCTATTGGAGTAATCATTGGCTTATATATTTTGCTATGGGGCAAAGCCGAGGGTGCCGtggaaaccaaaaaagaaactgATCATCCGAAGCTGCAAAACGAAGTTGATGAGGAGGATATTTTGAAGAAGACGAGTcataaaattgatttggagGAACCTTTTTTATCACATCAAGCATCCTTTGTCTGA
- the LOC107420044 gene encoding WAT1-related protein At4g28040-like isoform X1, whose protein sequence is MHYSDNHIIYTYVIFKNNSNLKSHHFHCSTLWFPHKVKMSRWDGYKPAMAMIGLQCIYAGLALFTRAALLQGMSPRVFVVYRQALGTITMTPVACYSRWRDPRRRPFGLRSFYLIFVSSLIGVTGNQNAYFEGLFLSSSTIATAMTNLMPAITFVMAATAGMEKVNPRSFSSIAKIIGTVLCVGGAVSMALLKGPKLLNTQFLPSDSLFGNGGENLQLGCLFLFGSSCFWSFWIIMQVEISESCPDHFYSSIWICFLSSFQSAIFAVFIDHDFEAWQLNSVLEIGSCIYAGLATAVTFYVQAWCISKRGPLFCAMFNPLCTVITTIIAACFLHENLYVESLVGAFAVIVGLYVVLWGKAKDLEDSKRDTNPTLPCQEEIKNIHVLVDESSDKTNGKIDLEERLLAHQSNQTTLAD, encoded by the exons ATGCATTATTCAGacaatcatattatatatacatatgttatcTTTAAGAATAACTCCAACTTGAAGTCCCATCACTTCCACTGCTCAACTCTTTGGTTTCCTCACAAG GTGAAGATGAGCAGGTGGGATGGGTACAAGCCTGCAATGGCTATGATTGGGTTGCAATGCATCTATGCAGGGCTTGCTCTTTTCACTAGAGCTGCTCTTTTACAAGGAATGAGCCCCAGGGTTTTCGTGGTCTACAGGCAAGCTCTAGGCACCATTACCATGACTCCAGTAGCTTGTTACTCTAGATG GAGAGATCCACGTAGAAGACCATTTGGATTGAGGAGCTTTTATCTGATATTTGTGAGCTCTCTTATTGG agtAACAGGCAACCAAAATGCCTATTTTGAAGGCTTATTCTTATCCTCTTCAACAATAGCCACTGCAATGACTAATCTGATGCCTGCAATCACATTTGTAATGGCAGCCACAGCAGG AATGGAGAAAGTTAATCCAAGAAGCTTCAGTAGTATTGCCAAGATAATAGGGACAGTGTTATGTGTTGGTGGAGCCGTTTCCATGGCACTACTTAAAGGACCAAAGTTATTAAATACACAGTTTCTACCATCAGATTCTCTGTTTGGCAATGGAGGTGAGAATTTGCAGCTGGGTTGTCTGTTTCTTTTTGGTAGCAGCTGTTTCTGGTCCTTTTGGATTATTATGCAG GTAGAAATTTCAGAAAGCTGTCCTGACCACTTTTACTCATCGATTTGGATATGTTTTCTGTCATCCTTTCAATCAGCAATATTTGCAGTGTTCATAGACCATGACTTTGAAGCATGGCAACTGAATTCAGTCCTTGAAATTGGGAGTTGTATCTATGCA GGACTCGCTACCGCGGTGACATTTTATGTTCAAGCATGGTGCATATCGAAAAGAGGTCCGCTCTTCTGTGCAATGTTCAACCCTCTTTGCACTGTCATTACAACCATTATAGCTGCTTGTTTTCTACATGAGAATTTATATGTTGAAAG CTTAGTAGGAGCTTTTGCTGTGATAGTTGGTTTATATGTTGTGCTATGGGGTAAAGCAAAAGACCTCGAAGATAGCAAACGTGACACAAATCCAACGCTGCCATGTCAAGAAgagataaaaaatatacatgtctTGGTTGATGAATCTTCAGACAAAACAAATGGTAAAATTGATTTGGAAGAACGACTTTTGGCTcatcaatcaaatcaaacaacTCTTGCAGATTGA
- the LOC107420924 gene encoding tetraspanin-8 yields the protein MRVSNNLVGLLNFITFLLSIPILVAGIWLSKQGSTECEKFLEKPVIVLGVFLMVVSLAGLVGACCRVSWLLWIYLLVMFLLIVILFAFTIFAFVVTNKGAGKVLSDRGYKEYRLGDYSNWLQNRVNNTKNWNKIKSCLIDSKVCSSFEDKYVNDTVQQFYTENLSALQSGCCKPSDECGFTYVKPTEWTKTANSTTANPDCDLWGNELKTLCFNCQSCKAGLLDNLKNDWKKVAIVNIIFLVFLIIVYSVGCCAFRNNRRDNSYWKN from the exons atgcgGGTGAGCAACAACCTTGTTGGCCTCCTCAACTTCATTACATTCTTGCTTTCGATTCCAATCCTCGTAGCAGGGATATGGCTGAGCAAACAAGGAAGCACTGAGTGCGAGAAGTTCCTCGAGAAGCCCGTAATCGTGCTCGGCGTCTTCCTCATGGTCGTCTCTCTCGCCGGTCTGGTCGGTGCTTGTTGCAGAGTCTCGTGGCTTCTCTGGATTTACCTGCTCGTCATGTTCCTCCTCATCGTCATCCTCTTCGCCTTCACTATCTTCGCTTTCGTTGTGACCAACAAAGGTGCTGGAAAAGTTTTGTCAGACCGTGGTTATAAGGAGTACAGGCTCGGAGACTACTCGAATTGGTTGCAGAACAGGGTCAATAATACCAAGAATTGGAATAAGATCAAGAGCTGTCTCATTGATAGCAAGGTCTGCTCCAGTTTTGAAGATAAGTACGTTAACGATACCGTCCAGCAGTTTTATACTGAGAATTTGTCCGCTCTTCAG TCTGGTTGCTGTAAGCCGTCAGATGAATGTGGTTTTACATATGTCAAGCCCACCGAATGGACCAAGACCGCTAACAGTACTACTGCGAACCCTGATTGTGATCTATGGGGTAATGAGCTGAAGACTCTGTGCTTCAACTGCCAGTCATGCAAGGCTGGATTGCTAGACAATCTTAAAAACGATTGGAAGAAGGTTGCGATCGTCAACATTATATTCCTTGTCTTCCTCATTATTGTTTACTCTGTCGGTTGCTGTGCATTCAGGAACAACAGGAGGGACAATTCTTATTGGAAAAACTAG
- the LOC107420080 gene encoding WAT1-related protein At4g30420-like isoform X2, with protein MGGIGDYKPAMAMSGLQFAYAGVALSTRAALLEGMNARVFVVYRQAIATLVIAPVAYFSRLEEVDIRKLRSIAKIHGTVLCVCGAVSMALLRGPKLLNTEHLPGKSLFGSLSEGENLLLGCAFLFASACCRSIWLILQVPISTSYPDHLSLSAWMCFLGTIQSATVTLFLEQDPEAWIMHSSFQLAYCFFVGIVGSGISFFVQAWCISRRGPLFAAMFNPLSTVMVTILAAIFLHEKIYAGGLVGAIGVIIGLYILLWGKAEGAVETKKETDHPKLQNEVDEEDILKKTSHKIDLEEPFLSHQASFV; from the exons atggGTGGGATTGGTGATTACAAGCCAGCAATGGCTATGTCTGGGTTACAATTTGCATATGCAGGTGTTGCTCTTTCCACTAGAGCTGCTTTACTAGAAGGAATGAATGCCAGAGTGTTTGTGGTCTACAGGCAGGCCATAGCCACTTTGGTCATTGCTCCTGTTGCTTACTTCTCAAG ATTGGAGGAGGTAGACATCCGAAAGTTGAGAAGTATTGCCAAGATTCATGGGACAGTGCTATGCGTATGTGGAGCTGTTTCCATGGCATTGCTTAGAGGTCCAAAGCTACTGAACACAGAGCACCTACCTGGAAAATCCCTTTTTGGTTCATTGTCAGAAGGTGAGAACTTGTTGCTGGGTTGTGCATTTCTCTTTGCAAGCGCATGTTGCCGGTCGATTTGGCTAATTTTGcag GTTCCTATTTCAACAAGCTATCCTGACCATCTGTCTTTATCAGCTTGGATGTGTTTCTTGGGAACAATTCAATCAGCAACAGTTACACTATTCTTAGAGCAAGATCCTGAAGCATGGATTATGCATTCTAGTTTTCAACTTGCTTACTGTTTTTTTGTG GGAATAGTAGGATCTGGGATTTCCTTCTTTGTTCAAGCTTGGTGCATATCTAGAAGGGGTCCACTTTTTGCTGCAATGTTCAATCCCCTATCGACAGTTATGGTGACCATTTTGGCTGCTATTTTTCTCCATGAGAAGATTTATGCTGGAGG ctTGGTAGGTGCTATTGGAGTAATCATTGGCTTATATATTTTGCTATGGGGCAAAGCCGAGGGTGCCGtggaaaccaaaaaagaaactgATCATCCGAAGCTGCAAAACGAAGTTGATGAGGAGGATATTTTGAAGAAGACGAGTcataaaattgatttggagGAACCTTTTTTATCACATCAAGCATCCTTTGTCTGA
- the LOC107420080 gene encoding WAT1-related protein At4g30420-like isoform X3, translated as MVSESVPGSVCQRGRWTPRGKDYGIRASTRIGVPARTLGPKRKRLLEEVDIRKLRSIAKIHGTVLCVCGAVSMALLRGPKLLNTEHLPGKSLFGSLSEGENLLLGCAFLFASACCRSIWLILQVPISTSYPDHLSLSAWMCFLGTIQSATVTLFLEQDPEAWIMHSSFQLAYCFFVGIVGSGISFFVQAWCISRRGPLFAAMFNPLSTVMVTILAAIFLHEKIYAGGLVGAIGVIIGLYILLWGKAEGAVETKKETDHPKLQNEVDEEDILKKTSHKIDLEEPFLSHQASFV; from the exons atggtatcagagtcagtacccggatcggtgtgccagcgaggacgctggaccccaagaggaaaggatt atggtatcagagccagtactcggatcggtgtgccagcgaggacgctgggccccaagaggAAAAGATT ATTGGAGGAGGTAGACATCCGAAAGTTGAGAAGTATTGCCAAGATTCATGGGACAGTGCTATGCGTATGTGGAGCTGTTTCCATGGCATTGCTTAGAGGTCCAAAGCTACTGAACACAGAGCACCTACCTGGAAAATCCCTTTTTGGTTCATTGTCAGAAGGTGAGAACTTGTTGCTGGGTTGTGCATTTCTCTTTGCAAGCGCATGTTGCCGGTCGATTTGGCTAATTTTGcag GTTCCTATTTCAACAAGCTATCCTGACCATCTGTCTTTATCAGCTTGGATGTGTTTCTTGGGAACAATTCAATCAGCAACAGTTACACTATTCTTAGAGCAAGATCCTGAAGCATGGATTATGCATTCTAGTTTTCAACTTGCTTACTGTTTTTTTGTG GGAATAGTAGGATCTGGGATTTCCTTCTTTGTTCAAGCTTGGTGCATATCTAGAAGGGGTCCACTTTTTGCTGCAATGTTCAATCCCCTATCGACAGTTATGGTGACCATTTTGGCTGCTATTTTTCTCCATGAGAAGATTTATGCTGGAGG ctTGGTAGGTGCTATTGGAGTAATCATTGGCTTATATATTTTGCTATGGGGCAAAGCCGAGGGTGCCGtggaaaccaaaaaagaaactgATCATCCGAAGCTGCAAAACGAAGTTGATGAGGAGGATATTTTGAAGAAGACGAGTcataaaattgatttggagGAACCTTTTTTATCACATCAAGCATCCTTTGTCTGA
- the LOC107419967 gene encoding WAT1-related protein At4g30420, with protein MSRWDGYKPAMAMIGLQCIYAGLALFTRAALLQGMSPRVFVFYRQAIATITMAPIVCYSRWRDPCRTPFGLRSFYLIFVSSLIGVTGNQNAYFEGLFLSSSTIATAMTNLIPAITFVMAATAGMEKVIPRSFSSIAKIIGTVLCVGGAVSMALLKGPKLLNTQFLPSISLFGNGGENLQLGCLFLFGSSCFWSFWIIMQVAISESCPDHFYSSIWMCFLSSFQSAIFALFMDNDLEAWQLNSVLEIGSCFYAGLATAVTFYVQAWCISKRGPLFSAMFNPLCTVITTIIAACFLHENLYVGSLVGAFAVIVGLYIVLWGKAKDLEDSKRDTNPKLPCQEQRKTIVVLVDESSDKTNGKIDLEEPLLPHHSNQTPLAD; from the exons ATGAGCAGGTGGGATGGTTACAAGCCTGCAATGGCTATGATTGGGTTGCAATGCATCTATGCAGGGCTTGCACTTTTCACAAGAGCTGCTCTTTTACAAGGAATGAGCCCCAGGGTTTTCGTGTTCTACAGGCAAGCTATAGCCACCATTACCATGGCTCCCATAGTTTGTTACTCTAGATG GAGAGATCCGTGTAGAACACCATTTGGATTGAGGAGCTTTTATCTGATATTTGTGAGCTCTCTTATTGG agtAACAGGCAACCAAAATGCCTATTTTGAAGGCTTATTCTTATCCTCTTCAACAATAGCCACTGCAATGACTAATCTGATTCCTGCAATCACATTTGTAATGGCAGCCACAGCAGG AATGGAGAAAGTCATTCCAAGAAGCTTCAGTAGTATTGCCAAGATAATAGGGACAGTGTTATGTGTTGGTGGAGCCGTTTCCATGGCATTACTTAAAGGACCAAAGCTATTAAATACACAGTTTCTACCATCAATTTCTCTGTTTGGCAATGGAGGTGAGAATTTGCAGCTGGGTTGTCTGTTTCTTTTTGGTAGCAGCTGTTTCTGGTCCTTTTGGATTATTATGCAG GTAGCAATTTCAGAAAGCTGTCCTGACCACTTTTACTCATCGATTTGGATGTGTTTTCTGTCATCCTTTCAATCAGCAATATTTGCATTGTTCATGGACAATGACTTGGAAGCATGGCAACTGAATTCAGTCCTTGAAATCGGGAGTTGTTTCTATGCA GGACTTGCCACCGCGGTGACATTTTATGTTCAAGCATGGTGCATATCGAAAAGAGGTCCGCTCTTCTCTGCAATGTTCAACCCTCTTTGCACTGTTATTACAACCATTATAGCTGCTTGTTTTCTACATGAGAATTTATATGTTGGAAG CTTAGTAGGAGCTTTTGCTGTGATAGTTGGCTTATATATTGTGCTATGGGGTAAAGCAAAAGACCTTGAAGATAGCAAACGTGACACAAATCCAAAGCTGCCATGTCAAGAACAGAGAAAAACTATAGTTGTCTTGGTTGATGAATCTTCAGACAAAACAAATGGTAAAATTGATTTGGAAGAACCACTTTTGCCTCATCACTCAAATCAAACTCCTCTTGCAGATTGA